One stretch of Candidatus Sulfotelmatobacter sp. DNA includes these proteins:
- a CDS encoding CocE/NonD family hydrolase: protein MLPRKSPLAFLFALALTASLFAQNRPDATAPDYEAKEHYTKYEYRIAMRDGVHLFTSVYVPKDSSRTYPFLINRTPYSVGPYGVDLYRTQLGPSPEFDKAGYIFVFQDVRGRYMSEGTFVEMRPHIDNKKSKQDVDDSTDLYDSIDWLLKNVPNNNGNAGIWGISYPGFFTSASIIDSHPALKAASPQAPMTDLFMGDDAYHGGAFMLAANFGFYSSFKPQENPQLPPKTFVPFDWGTKDAYEFYLNAGPLASLQKYLEGKSALWDDQVKHDTYDDYWKARNLAPHMKNIHCAVLTVGGWFDAEDLQGPFSTFHAIDKNNSGIFNALVIGPWVHGGWARYDGEHLGRVDFASNTGEYYRKNILFPFFEQHLKGNGDAKLPKAYVFETGTNVWRQYSAWPPKNAEPKTLYLHANGDLSFKPPTESASFDEYVSDPAKPVPFVSYAALNVPQEYMLSDQRFADRRTDVVVYQTPVLQEDITIAGPISPRLFVSTSGTDSDWDVKLIDVYPTDYPDSKQDAPRPEDRDKPRKDVGAPSFTMGGYQQLVRGEPFRGKFRHSFEKPDPFTPGKVEEINFTMQDVNHTFRRGHRIMVQLQSSWFPLTDRNPQTFVNIPDAKPADFVKATERVYHTKAEPSGMMVGVIAGPEMAEEEK from the coding sequence ATGCTGCCGCGCAAGTCCCCTCTCGCATTCCTGTTTGCCCTGGCGCTGACGGCCAGTCTTTTTGCGCAAAATCGGCCGGACGCCACAGCCCCCGACTACGAAGCCAAGGAACACTACACGAAGTACGAATATCGCATCGCCATGCGCGACGGCGTCCATTTGTTTACCTCCGTCTACGTTCCCAAAGATAGTTCTCGCACCTACCCGTTCCTGATCAACCGCACCCCTTACAGTGTCGGACCGTACGGCGTCGACCTCTACCGCACGCAGCTTGGCCCATCCCCTGAGTTCGACAAGGCAGGATACATCTTCGTATTTCAGGATGTGCGCGGCCGCTACATGTCGGAGGGTACTTTCGTCGAGATGCGCCCGCACATCGACAACAAGAAGTCCAAACAGGATGTCGACGACAGCACCGATCTTTACGACAGCATCGACTGGCTGCTCAAGAATGTTCCCAACAACAACGGTAATGCCGGGATCTGGGGAATCTCGTACCCCGGCTTTTTCACCTCCGCCAGCATCATCGACTCGCATCCCGCGCTGAAAGCCGCATCGCCGCAGGCTCCTATGACCGACCTCTTCATGGGCGACGACGCCTACCACGGCGGCGCCTTCATGCTGGCCGCGAATTTCGGCTTCTACAGCTCGTTCAAGCCGCAGGAAAATCCCCAGCTCCCGCCGAAAACCTTCGTCCCTTTCGACTGGGGAACGAAAGACGCCTACGAATTTTATTTAAACGCCGGTCCGTTAGCGAGTCTACAAAAATATCTCGAGGGCAAGAGCGCTCTCTGGGACGACCAGGTGAAGCACGACACCTATGACGACTACTGGAAGGCGCGCAATCTCGCGCCGCACATGAAGAACATTCATTGCGCCGTCCTCACCGTCGGCGGATGGTTTGATGCCGAAGATCTGCAAGGCCCCTTCTCAACCTTTCATGCCATCGATAAAAATAATTCCGGCATTTTCAACGCGCTCGTGATCGGCCCATGGGTTCATGGCGGCTGGGCCCGCTACGACGGCGAGCATCTTGGCCGCGTCGACTTTGCTTCGAACACCGGCGAGTATTATCGCAAGAACATTCTCTTCCCCTTCTTCGAGCAGCACCTCAAAGGCAACGGCGACGCCAAACTTCCGAAGGCCTATGTCTTTGAAACCGGCACGAATGTGTGGCGGCAATATTCCGCCTGGCCTCCGAAAAATGCCGAGCCGAAAACTCTCTACCTCCACGCCAATGGTGATCTTTCGTTCAAACCGCCCACTGAATCGGCCTCGTTCGACGAATATGTGAGCGATCCAGCCAAGCCCGTGCCGTTCGTAAGTTACGCCGCGCTCAATGTTCCCCAGGAATACATGCTCTCGGACCAGCGCTTCGCCGACCGTCGCACCGATGTCGTTGTTTATCAGACGCCCGTTCTGCAGGAAGATATAACTATCGCCGGTCCGATCTCGCCGCGCCTTTTCGTTTCCACCAGTGGCACCGACTCCGACTGGGACGTAAAGCTGATCGACGTCTATCCGACGGATTATCCTGATAGTAAGCAGGACGCGCCGCGTCCTGAAGATCGCGATAAACCGCGCAAAGACGTGGGCGCACCGTCGTTCACGATGGGCGGTTATCAGCAATTAGTCCGCGGCGAGCCCTTCCGCGGAAAATTCCGCCACAGCTTCGAAAAGCCCGACCCCTTCACTCCCGGCAAAGTCGAAGAGATCAATTTCACTATGCAGGACGTCAACCACACCTTCCGCCGCGGCCATCGCATCATGGTGCAGTTGCAAAGTTCCTGGTTTCCCCTCACCGACCGGAACCCGCAAACCTTCGTCAACATCCCCGATGCCAAGCCCGCGGACTTCGTGAAAGCCACCGAGCGCGTCTATCACACGAAAGCGGAGCCGTCGGGAATGATGGTCGGAGTAATAGCCGGGCCCGAAATGGCAGAAGAAGAGAAATAG
- a CDS encoding ATP-dependent DNA helicase: MASTTSNRTEQRGEDATLHQFFGPGGVLSRTHPAYEFRRGQLQMAQAVEQALGEKRHLIVEAGTGTGKTLAYLMPVIRSGKRVIISTGTKNLQEQLFYKDLPFLEEALFGDAAGEQQVSRSARNDKENIRNDKESAGVKRSTGRLSVCYMKGRSNYLCRKKLYDLTDQAVLSGLEEIEQYRAIAAWEKATSTGDRAELAELPEASLLWHKLDARADACTGQKCSEFERCFITEMRRKAMESDIIIVNHHLFFADLAIKLQADGAPDAGVLPEAAAVIFDEAHELEDVAGNYFGISVSNLRMEELARDVEISMQRNQMLSASLSGALGSLRERSQFFFSLLPAGEGRFAFDTRREFLEENGDEFGALNHALTRLAGELEGLPQKPEEVFNFVRRAQEIQAQLGFAMEAEDRNTVFWIERRGRTFSLRSQRGTEKAAENAHGRQNVFLQATPIDVGPILRECLWSKLECAVLTSATLAVGGGFEYIRQRLGFEHARELVLPSHFDYQSQAVLYVPPDLPDPRAPQFTAVAAERIRRLLEITRGRAFVLFTSYAQMNDIYQRLLGEVGFPLLKQGDAPKSSLLDEFRLTPNAVLFATSSFWQGVDVQGEQLSCVIIDRLPFAVPSDPVVAARVKAIDADGGNAFFQYQVPSAVITLKQGFGRLIRSLHDRGLLVLLDNRILKKQYGKVFVESLPNYKRTTDVKVVEEFFGVGT; this comes from the coding sequence TTGGCTTCTACAACTTCAAATCGGACGGAGCAGCGTGGGGAAGATGCGACGTTGCATCAATTTTTTGGGCCTGGTGGAGTGCTGTCGCGGACGCATCCAGCGTATGAATTTCGGCGCGGGCAATTGCAAATGGCGCAGGCGGTCGAGCAGGCGCTGGGGGAAAAGCGGCACCTGATCGTGGAAGCGGGCACGGGCACGGGGAAAACCTTGGCCTATCTGATGCCGGTGATCCGGTCGGGGAAGCGGGTCATCATTTCGACCGGGACGAAGAATCTGCAGGAACAACTGTTTTACAAAGACTTGCCGTTCCTGGAGGAAGCGCTGTTCGGAGACGCTGCCGGCGAACAGCAGGTTTCTCGTTCCGCTCGAAATGACAAAGAAAATATTCGAAATGACAAAGAGAGTGCAGGCGTCAAACGGAGCACGGGCCGGCTTTCGGTTTGCTATATGAAGGGGCGCAGCAATTATTTGTGCCGCAAGAAATTGTATGACCTGACGGATCAGGCGGTGCTGAGCGGGTTGGAGGAGATTGAGCAATATCGCGCCATCGCTGCCTGGGAGAAGGCGACTTCGACCGGCGATCGCGCCGAATTGGCCGAACTGCCCGAGGCTAGCCTGCTCTGGCACAAGCTGGACGCGCGGGCCGACGCTTGCACTGGGCAGAAGTGCAGCGAGTTTGAGCGCTGCTTCATCACCGAGATGCGACGCAAAGCGATGGAGAGCGACATCATTATCGTCAACCATCATCTTTTTTTTGCGGATCTTGCCATCAAATTGCAGGCCGACGGTGCGCCCGATGCGGGCGTCTTGCCGGAGGCGGCGGCGGTGATTTTTGATGAAGCTCATGAACTGGAAGATGTCGCGGGAAATTACTTCGGCATCTCGGTGAGCAATCTGCGGATGGAGGAGTTGGCGCGGGATGTCGAGATCTCGATGCAGCGCAATCAGATGCTGTCGGCATCGCTTAGCGGGGCGCTGGGGAGTTTGCGGGAGCGCTCGCAATTTTTCTTTTCGTTGCTTCCGGCCGGTGAGGGACGGTTTGCGTTCGATACGCGGCGCGAGTTTCTGGAGGAGAATGGGGACGAATTTGGGGCGCTGAATCATGCGTTGACGCGGCTTGCCGGGGAACTGGAAGGTTTGCCGCAGAAACCGGAAGAAGTTTTCAACTTCGTGCGCAGGGCGCAGGAGATTCAGGCGCAGTTGGGATTTGCGATGGAGGCGGAAGATCGCAATACGGTTTTTTGGATTGAGCGGCGAGGTAGAACATTTTCACTACGGAGTCAGCGAGGCACAGAAAAGGCTGCGGAAAACGCACACGGTCGACAGAATGTTTTTTTGCAGGCGACACCGATTGATGTTGGTCCTATCTTGCGGGAATGCCTGTGGTCGAAGCTGGAGTGCGCCGTCCTGACTTCGGCGACGCTGGCGGTGGGCGGTGGCTTCGAATATATTCGTCAGCGGCTCGGGTTTGAACATGCCCGCGAGTTGGTGCTGCCTTCGCACTTCGATTATCAGAGTCAGGCGGTGCTTTATGTGCCCCCGGATTTGCCCGATCCGCGTGCGCCGCAATTCACTGCCGTTGCAGCCGAGCGCATTCGCCGGTTGCTGGAGATCACGCGCGGACGGGCGTTCGTGCTGTTCACGAGCTACGCGCAGATGAATGACATTTATCAGCGGCTGCTGGGGGAAGTGGGGTTTCCTCTGTTGAAACAGGGGGACGCGCCGAAGAGCTCGCTGCTCGATGAGTTTCGGCTGACGCCGAATGCGGTGTTGTTCGCGACGTCTTCATTTTGGCAGGGAGTGGATGTGCAAGGGGAACAGTTGAGTTGCGTGATCATCGATCGGCTGCCGTTTGCGGTGCCGAGCGATCCGGTGGTGGCGGCGCGGGTGAAGGCGATCGATGCTGACGGGGGGAACGCGTTCTTTCAGTATCAGGTGCCGTCGGCGGTCATCACGCTGAAGCAGGGTTTCGGGCGGCTGATCCGGTCGCTGCATGACCGCGGACTGCTGGTGCTGCTGGACAATCGCATACTGAAGAAGCAGTATGGGAAAGTGTTTGTGGAGAGCCTGCCGAACTATAAGAGGACGACGGATGTGAAAGTGGTGGAGGAGTTTTTCGGGGTGGGAACGTAG
- the queD gene encoding 6-carboxytetrahydropterin synthase QueD: MAGPESRPGCWGIMFEVTVEDTFAAGHYLRNYKGKCENPHGHNYKIRVTLAGAELDKAGLLLDFKDLREVMKHVIERLDHQMINEIEPFTVINPSAENLAKYFYDESNTRLQSVTGGRVWVKDVTVFETDTTTAKYSE; this comes from the coding sequence GTGGCCGGCCCTGAATCGCGGCCCGGCTGCTGGGGGATCATGTTCGAAGTCACGGTGGAAGACACTTTCGCGGCGGGGCATTACCTGCGCAATTACAAGGGCAAGTGCGAGAATCCGCACGGCCACAACTATAAGATACGGGTGACGCTCGCCGGGGCCGAGTTGGACAAAGCTGGTCTGCTGCTCGACTTCAAAGATCTGCGCGAGGTGATGAAGCACGTGATTGAGCGTCTCGACCACCAGATGATCAATGAGATTGAGCCCTTCACTGTGATCAATCCGTCGGCGGAAAATTTGGCAAAGTATTTCTACGATGAGTCGAACACGCGGCTGCAAAGCGTGACTGGCGGGCGGGTGTGGGTGAAGGACGTGACGGTTTTCGAGACGGATACGACGACCGCGAAATACAGTGAGTAA
- a CDS encoding AbrB/MazE/SpoVT family DNA-binding domain-containing protein: MASATITSKGQITIPVQVREKLGLEPGDRIEFVQTEPRKFEIVPVTGSVRDLKGMLYKKGRKPVSIEEMNAAVAWAASQSNGRSKR; encoded by the coding sequence ATGGCATCCGCAACCATCACTTCCAAAGGGCAAATCACCATCCCGGTACAGGTCCGCGAGAAACTTGGGCTCGAGCCGGGCGATCGCATCGAATTCGTACAGACGGAGCCGCGCAAGTTCGAGATCGTTCCGGTCACGGGGTCCGTGCGGGACCTGAAGGGGATGCTCTACAAGAAAGGCCGCAAGCCCGTATCGATTGAGGAAATGAACGCCGCCGTCGCCTGGGCCGCGTCTCAATCAAATGGGCGCTCGAAGCGATGA
- a CDS encoding type II toxin-antitoxin system VapC family toxin: MTGLDTNIIVRYVTQDDPAQTRTATKLIESLSAEEPGFIALVVVAELAWVLQTSYSSTRDEIVSVLESLLRAKTLVVERTDLVRQALRQFSAGRADFADYLVERCANAAGCERTFTFDKVAATDAGMRLLR, encoded by the coding sequence ATGACCGGTTTGGACACGAACATCATCGTCCGATACGTGACCCAGGATGATCCGGCGCAAACTCGAACGGCCACAAAGTTGATCGAGTCGCTCTCGGCGGAAGAGCCGGGTTTCATTGCCCTGGTTGTCGTCGCCGAACTGGCATGGGTCCTGCAGACGTCGTACAGTTCCACACGTGACGAGATCGTAAGCGTGCTCGAGTCGCTCTTGCGAGCCAAGACACTTGTGGTGGAGCGCACCGATTTGGTGCGGCAGGCCTTGCGCCAATTTTCTGCCGGACGCGCCGATTTCGCGGATTACTTAGTCGAACGCTGTGCGAATGCTGCCGGCTGCGAGCGGACATTTACATTCGATAAGGTTGCGGCAACCGATGCGGGCATGCGATTGCTCAGGTGA
- a CDS encoding radical SAM protein: MQITEIYKSLQGESTYAGLSCVFVRLTGCNLRCSWCDSEYTFQGGRKMEMEAVLAEVSRLSPGGGLVEITGGEPMLQEREVVPLMQRLLDNGYQVLLETSGERPLARVPAGVVKIVDVKCPNSGEGDTFCMENVETLSPRDEVKFVLSSRTDYDFARKFTQRHHLAERVNAVLFSPAFRKDATGGRDSSHCLLDPRELAEWMIADDVPARLGLQLHKFIWDPALKGV, translated from the coding sequence ATGCAGATCACTGAGATTTATAAATCATTGCAGGGGGAGTCGACGTACGCGGGGCTGTCGTGCGTTTTTGTGCGGTTGACAGGGTGCAATCTGCGGTGTTCCTGGTGCGACAGCGAGTACACCTTTCAGGGCGGTCGCAAGATGGAGATGGAAGCGGTGCTCGCCGAGGTTTCGCGGCTGAGTCCGGGCGGAGGGCTAGTAGAGATAACCGGCGGCGAGCCTATGCTGCAAGAGCGGGAAGTGGTTCCGCTGATGCAGCGGCTTCTGGATAACGGATATCAGGTTCTGCTGGAAACGAGCGGAGAGCGGCCGCTGGCGCGGGTTCCGGCGGGCGTTGTCAAGATCGTCGACGTGAAGTGTCCGAACTCGGGCGAGGGTGATACGTTTTGCATGGAAAACGTGGAGACGCTATCGCCCCGAGATGAAGTCAAGTTCGTGCTGAGCAGCCGGACGGATTACGACTTTGCGCGGAAGTTCACCCAGCGGCATCATCTTGCGGAGCGCGTGAATGCGGTCCTATTCTCGCCCGCATTCCGCAAAGACGCGACCGGCGGGCGCGACAGCTCGCATTGCCTGCTCGATCCGCGGGAATTGGCAGAGTGGATGATTGCGGACGATGTGCCGGCGCGGCTGGGATTGCAGTTGCATAAGTTCATATGGGACCCGGCATTGAAAGGAGTCTAG
- the queC gene encoding 7-cyano-7-deazaguanine synthase QueC, whose protein sequence is MAPSTQSRAVVLLSGGMDSCVCAALAVRDYEVAAVHISYGQRTEERERQSFLAICQRLKIADKLMVRNEALRAIGGSALTDDAIDVPAAGEVGHSVPVTYVPFRNAHFLAVAVSWAEVLGAEKVYIGAVEPDSSGYPDCRPAYYKAFNEVARTGTKDGRIEIVTPLIAMRKAEIVRLGLELGAPFDLTWSCYSRQDRACGKCDSCALRLRAFAAAGVQDPIPYAD, encoded by the coding sequence ATGGCTCCTTCTACTCAATCTCGCGCCGTGGTTCTGCTCAGCGGAGGCATGGACTCTTGCGTGTGCGCCGCTTTGGCGGTACGGGACTACGAGGTTGCCGCGGTGCACATCAGCTATGGCCAGCGCACCGAGGAGCGGGAGCGACAGTCGTTTCTGGCCATCTGCCAGCGGCTGAAGATTGCAGATAAACTTATGGTGCGAAACGAGGCCTTGCGTGCGATTGGCGGTTCGGCGCTGACCGACGATGCCATCGACGTGCCTGCGGCCGGCGAAGTTGGGCATAGCGTCCCGGTCACGTACGTGCCCTTCCGCAACGCACACTTCCTGGCGGTCGCGGTGAGCTGGGCGGAGGTGCTGGGCGCGGAAAAGGTGTACATTGGCGCTGTTGAACCGGATAGCTCGGGCTATCCCGATTGCCGTCCGGCTTATTACAAGGCGTTCAATGAAGTGGCGAGAACCGGCACGAAGGACGGACGGATCGAAATTGTGACTCCACTGATCGCCATGCGCAAAGCCGAGATTGTGCGCCTCGGCCTTGAACTGGGTGCGCCGTTCGATTTAACTTGGTCATGTTACAGCCGCCAGGATCGGGCTTGCGGTAAGTGTGACAGCTGCGCGTTGCGCCTGCGTGCCTTCGCGGCGGCGGGAGTGCAGGATCCAATTCCGTACGCGGACTAG